Part of the Vibrio sp. SCSIO 43137 genome, GAAACTGATGCAGTAACTCCCATGCCAGATCATCATACAAATACTGGGCACTTGAACTGCTCTTAAAAATTTGTGATTCAGATTCGTTCAGCGGATAGTAAAAGTTTATGTCCGTAAGGGTTCCTGCACCTAACGAGTTAAATAAGAACAATTCCTGCTTAAAACCAAACACCCACTTATCTGTCATATTTTCAACCCGGCGCACATCTGCCCTGACAAAGGGATCCAGTGGAAACTTCACTTTAATCCCGATATCAAAATTGGTCTTCCAGTGGCTAATCTGTTTCTCCTCCAGCCTCACTCCACCAATAGCACCAGATGATTTAGCCTCAGAGTTTAAGTCACGCTTTTTACTTTCCAGCGAATCATACTCCTCAGGGCTGGTTTCAATCACGATCTTCCAGTTCTCCTGAACGTGAGGAAAATCGATTCTCAGCCTGACTTTAGATTCGCCGTCATAATAGCCCCTGTGGCTATAACCCGACTGGCTTCGTATCTGCAGGAAACTTCTGTTATTCAGGGCTTTTTCACTCTGCTCCTTTTTCGCGATATTGTGGTCAAGATAGGTTCCGAGATCGTGGACAGAATCGGAAACAAATTCTTCTGTAATATCCACCCATGACTCTTCTGGCGGAAGGTAGACAAGATCATCATCACCCAATACCGGTGGAAGAGGTTCAGAAAAAGTATCACTTGACGGAAATTCGGAAATCGTCTGACCGTTTGCAAATGTTGAAAAGCTGATAAGTAGTGCGGTAGGCAGGGAAATAGCGGCAACAGAGCAGCTGTTGCCCTTCAGTAAGGACAGATAACGATCTGATATTAAATCCCATTTAACTAATCGCAACGTCACTCCGGATTTCCTTGATGACTATCTTGTTAGTATAGAAGAGGTTTCACAATACGCTCTGCCGACAGAAGCTGAAGGTTATCTTTAACAGCTATTGACAATATGCCAACTGTTATTGGCTAAGATTGACTATCTCATATATGTTTAAAGTTAGTATTGTTAAAACCGCTGAGGCAAGTAAGGTTTATGCTGATAAGATCGTTTTCTACTCTGATGGCCCTCTGTGTTACAGCAATAGCTCAGCCCGCTTACGCCGGAATCAGCGGCGAGTTTGACGTGGGGTTCGGCCCGGTAACACTTGGCGGCGTTATTCTTACCTCGTTTTGTAAAGACAACAACTGCACCTACAACGGCAGAGCCAGAGGCTCATTTCTGTTTATCGGGGCAGATGTTGAAGAGCGGGGAACTTATAGAGAGTCAGAAGGCGTTATCACTCCGGTGGAAACCAGCTACCGGGAGAAAATCGGCTCTAAGCGTAAATCTTTCCGCTACGACTTTTCGACCATGCAGATCGAAAACCGCAGAACCAACAAATCAGAAAAAATGGAACAGAGTGCCTACCCCTTTATCCCGCTACTGAATCAAGTGATACTGGATCTGGCTAAGGATGGTCCGAAAAAACAGTATACCTACCTGGCCAAGCACAAAATCAAAACCGTCGAGCTTACGTCCCACAGAACAAAACCGGTAGAAAACGGGACGCTTCACCATATTGTGGTGGAGAAAAAAGATAAATCTCTGGAGTTCTATCTGATCCAGCGAGGCAGCAGTATCAGCCTACAGAAACTCTACTACGGAAACTTCTGGATGATTCCAAAAAAATAATCGTGCGAATTTTCATCAAAATCTAGTGATTCTCAATTGTTTTAATAATTTGACCATTTTATAACCAGCATACATTCCTATCCTATCTCTTTTCAGCAGAATATTTCTCTGTATTCATTTCACTTTACCAGCAAAATTTAACATTTCATTTACACTTAACGTAACTGGCTTTTATGGAATATAGCTCTGAAAAGGGATTCATTATTAGCAATATGCCTCCCTCATAAAGACAAAAACAGATTAAAAGCTCGAAAACAGTGGTGTGCTCAGCGGTAATTCATTGCCTCGCTGAGCGCTATCAGGAACCAAATATAACAATAAAGCATGGATGTGATTATCTAACATAAGATAATGCATAAGAAGGAGCTTGGGATGAATGTTCAGGCATTACCAATGCATCGATTTATCGATCATCAGGGAGAGCCCTGTCAAAAACTGCCCGATTGGGCAAATATGCAGCGTTTAACTCACTTTTACCGGCAAATGATATTAACCCGTACCTATGACAATAAAGCCGTTGCACTTCAGCGTACCGGGAAACTGGGTACTTATCCTTCTCATCTCGGCGCAGAGGCGATTGGCATTGCTGTCGGAAGTGCCCTGCATGAAGATGATGTTTTTATCCCCTATTACCGGGATATGCCTGCAATGTGGGCGCGGGGAATCGCAATGGAAAAAAACCTGCAGTACTGGGGAGGCGACGAGAGAGGCAGTGATTTTGCACCAGAAGGAAGCCACTCCCACTGCCGTGATCTGCCATTCTGCGTGCCCATTGCCACCCAATGTACTCATGCTGTCGGAGTCGCATCTGCCCTGAAGATCGAAGGAAAGCATCATGCAGCTCTGGTTACCTGTGGTGACGGAGCAACATCCAAAGGAGACTTCCTTGAGTCGATAAACTGCGCGGGAAGCTGGAATATCCCTCTGGTGTTTGTCGTCAACAATAACCAGTGGGCGATTTCTGTTCCGAGACAACTACAGTGTGCAGCAGAGTTTTTGTCTGAAAAGGCACAAGGGGCGGGAATTTCCGGCCTGACTGTCGACGGTAATGACATTGTTGCGATGTACGATGCGATAACCACAGCGCTCGACAGAGCGCGCAGAGGCAAAGGCCCTACTCTTATTGAAGCAATTAGTTATCGGCTAAGTGATCATACTACCGCCGACGATGCCAGTCGCTACCGCAGCGACGACGAAGTCCAGCAGGCGTGGCGCTACGAGCCAATCAAGCGCCTCAAAGCCTACTTAATCGATCAAAACGGCTGGAGCGAGGAGCAAGATGAGGAGTGGCTACGGGAATGCAAAGAAAGGGTAGAAAAGGCGGTAGAAAATTATCTGAGCATCCAGCCTCAGGCGCCCGAAACGGCATTTGATTACCTTTATGAGTCTGCAGACAGTGAACTTCACCACCAGCGGGATCTATTAATCCACAAAGCGATGCGAATGCAGGGAGGTAAACATGGCTGAGATTACCTTGGTTGAGGCAGTAAACCTAGCCTTGCATTATGAAATGGCTCATAACGAAAAAGTGGTGGTTCTCGGCGAAGATGTCGGAGACAACGGTGGCGTGTTCCGCGCCACGGTAGGGCTGAAGGAGAAGTACGGCCTAAAGCGGGTTATTGATACTCCATTAGCAGAAGCTCTTATTGGCGGAGTCTCCGTAGGTATG contains:
- the pdhA gene encoding pyruvate dehydrogenase (acetyl-transferring) E1 component subunit alpha; this encodes MNVQALPMHRFIDHQGEPCQKLPDWANMQRLTHFYRQMILTRTYDNKAVALQRTGKLGTYPSHLGAEAIGIAVGSALHEDDVFIPYYRDMPAMWARGIAMEKNLQYWGGDERGSDFAPEGSHSHCRDLPFCVPIATQCTHAVGVASALKIEGKHHAALVTCGDGATSKGDFLESINCAGSWNIPLVFVVNNNQWAISVPRQLQCAAEFLSEKAQGAGISGLTVDGNDIVAMYDAITTALDRARRGKGPTLIEAISYRLSDHTTADDASRYRSDDEVQQAWRYEPIKRLKAYLIDQNGWSEEQDEEWLRECKERVEKAVENYLSIQPQAPETAFDYLYESADSELHHQRDLLIHKAMRMQGGKHG